A region from the Mycobacterium heidelbergense genome encodes:
- the mmaA1 gene encoding mycolic acid methyltransferase MmaA1: MAELRPYYEDSQAAYDISDDFFGLFLDPTWVYTCAYFERDDMTLEEAQLAKLDLALDKLKLEPGMTLLDVGCGWGGALVRAVEKYDVNVIGLTLSRNHCERSKARLAATGTARRAEARLQGWEEFDEKVDRIVSFEAFDAFHKERYGAFFERSYDILPDDGRMLLHSLFTYDRRWLHEQGIALTMSDLRFLKFLRESIFPGGEVPSEPDIVDNARAAGFSLEQTQELQQHYAKTLDTWAANLAANRDRAIAIQSEEVYDNFAHYLTGCAERFRRGLINVAQFTLAK; encoded by the coding sequence ATGGCCGAGCTGAGACCCTATTACGAAGATTCGCAAGCGGCGTACGACATTTCGGACGACTTTTTCGGGCTGTTCCTCGACCCCACCTGGGTCTACACCTGCGCCTACTTCGAGCGCGACGACATGACGCTGGAAGAGGCGCAACTCGCCAAATTGGACCTGGCGCTGGACAAGCTGAAACTCGAGCCCGGGATGACGCTGCTCGACGTCGGCTGCGGCTGGGGCGGGGCTCTGGTCCGCGCCGTCGAGAAGTACGACGTCAACGTCATCGGACTTACCTTGTCCCGCAACCACTGTGAGCGCAGCAAGGCCAGGCTGGCCGCGACCGGAACGGCGCGGCGCGCCGAGGCGCGGCTGCAGGGCTGGGAAGAATTCGACGAGAAGGTTGACCGGATCGTGTCCTTCGAGGCGTTCGACGCCTTCCACAAGGAGCGGTATGGCGCATTCTTCGAACGCTCATACGACATCCTCCCCGACGACGGCCGAATGCTGTTGCACAGCTTGTTCACTTACGACCGCCGGTGGCTGCACGAGCAGGGCATCGCGCTGACGATGAGCGATTTGCGCTTCCTCAAATTCCTGCGCGAATCGATTTTCCCCGGCGGGGAAGTCCCTTCCGAGCCCGACATCGTCGATAACGCGCGGGCCGCGGGGTTCTCGCTCGAGCAGACCCAGGAACTGCAGCAGCATTACGCGAAGACCCTGGACACCTGGGCGGCCAACTTGGCGGCCAACCGGGATCGCGCCATCGCCATCCAGTCCGAAGAGGTCTACGACAACTTCGCGCACTACCTGACCGGGTGCGCGGAGCGCTTCCGCAGGGGGCTCATCAACGTCGCGCAATTCACCCTCGCAAAGTGA
- the mmaA2 gene encoding cyclopropane mycolic acid synthase MmaA2: MAKDLTPHFDDVQAHYDLSDDFFRLFLDPTRTYSCAYFERDDMTLEEAQLAKIDLSLGKLGLRPGMTLLDVGCGWGATMRRAIDKYRVNVVGLTLSKNQAVHVQKSFDDMDSPCGRRVLLAGWEQFDEPVDRIVSIGAFEHFGHDRYADFLAMAHGVLPDAGVMLLHTITGLTGPQCVERGIPLTFEMARFIKFIVTEIFPGGRLPSIEMVEERSADGGFTLTRRQSLQPHYARTLDLWAEALEAHKTEAIAIQSEEVYERYMRYLTGCANAFRTGYIDVNQFTLEKAGGMPA, from the coding sequence ATGGCCAAGGATCTGACGCCGCACTTCGACGACGTACAGGCGCACTACGACTTGTCCGACGACTTCTTCCGCCTGTTCCTGGACCCCACCCGGACCTACAGCTGCGCGTACTTCGAGCGCGACGACATGACGCTGGAAGAGGCGCAGCTCGCCAAGATCGACTTGTCGCTGGGCAAATTGGGCCTGCGGCCCGGCATGACGCTGCTCGACGTCGGCTGCGGCTGGGGCGCCACCATGCGGCGCGCCATCGACAAGTACCGGGTCAACGTCGTCGGCCTGACGCTGTCGAAGAACCAGGCCGTCCACGTGCAGAAGTCGTTCGACGACATGGACAGCCCCTGCGGCAGGCGGGTGCTGCTGGCCGGCTGGGAACAGTTCGACGAGCCCGTCGACCGCATCGTGTCGATCGGCGCGTTCGAGCACTTCGGCCACGATCGCTACGCCGACTTCTTGGCGATGGCCCATGGCGTCCTGCCCGACGCGGGGGTGATGCTGCTGCACACGATCACCGGCCTGACGGGACCGCAGTGCGTCGAGCGGGGCATCCCGCTGACGTTCGAGATGGCCCGCTTCATTAAATTCATCGTCACCGAAATCTTCCCGGGCGGGCGGTTGCCGTCGATCGAGATGGTCGAGGAGCGCTCGGCGGACGGGGGCTTCACGCTGACCCGCCGGCAGTCGCTGCAGCCGCACTACGCCCGCACGCTCGACCTGTGGGCCGAGGCCCTGGAAGCGCACAAAACCGAGGCCATCGCCATCCAGTCCGAGGAGGTCTACGAGCGGTACATGAGGTACCTGACCGGTTGCGCCAACGCCTTCCGAACCGGCTACATCGACGTCAACCAGTTCACCCTGGAGAAAGCCGGGGGCATGCCAGCTTAA
- the mmaA3 gene encoding methoxy mycolic acid synthase MmaA3 — MFDNRVGAMRARSNSDNVQAHYDLSNEFFALFVDPTRTYSCAYFPRRGMTLHEAQVAKIDLTLDKLGLGPGMTLLDVGCGWGSVMKRAIEKYDVNVVGLTLSKNQHAYCQQVLDDIDTNRSRKVLLRDWAEFSEPVDRIVIIEALEHFGFHRYDDFFKFAYEAMPTDGVMLLHAITGLHVKQIIERGIPLTMEMAKFIRFIVTEIFPGGRLPMIEKVEEHSTKVGFNIARIQSLQSDFARTLDFWAEALEAHKSEATAIQSEEVYERYMRYLIGCAKAFRMGYIDCNQFTLEK, encoded by the coding sequence ATGTTTGACAATCGAGTGGGCGCGATGCGTGCGCGGTCCAATTCCGACAACGTCCAGGCACACTACGACCTGTCGAACGAATTCTTCGCGCTGTTCGTCGACCCGACGCGCACCTACAGCTGCGCCTACTTTCCGCGCCGGGGCATGACCCTGCACGAGGCGCAGGTCGCCAAGATCGACCTGACGCTGGACAAGCTGGGGCTGGGGCCCGGGATGACCCTGCTCGACGTCGGCTGCGGCTGGGGTTCGGTGATGAAGCGGGCCATCGAGAAGTACGACGTCAACGTCGTCGGGCTGACCCTGTCGAAGAACCAGCACGCCTACTGCCAGCAGGTGCTCGACGACATCGACACGAACCGCTCGCGCAAGGTGCTGCTGCGCGACTGGGCGGAGTTCAGCGAGCCGGTGGACCGCATCGTCATCATCGAAGCGTTGGAGCACTTCGGCTTCCACCGCTACGACGATTTCTTCAAGTTCGCCTACGAGGCCATGCCCACCGACGGCGTGATGCTGTTGCACGCGATCACCGGGTTGCATGTCAAGCAGATCATCGAGCGCGGTATCCCGCTGACCATGGAGATGGCCAAGTTCATCAGGTTCATCGTGACCGAGATCTTCCCCGGCGGCCGGCTGCCGATGATCGAGAAGGTCGAGGAGCACTCGACGAAGGTGGGGTTCAACATCGCCCGCATCCAGTCGCTGCAGTCGGACTTCGCGAGGACCCTCGACTTTTGGGCCGAGGCCCTGGAGGCGCACAAATCCGAGGCCACCGCCATCCAGTCCGAGGAGGTCTACGAGCGGTACATGAGGTATCTGATCGGCTGCGCCAAGGCGTTCCGGATGGGGTATATCGACTGCAACCAGTTCACGTTGGAGAAGTGA